A genomic window from Emys orbicularis isolate rEmyOrb1 chromosome 24, rEmyOrb1.hap1, whole genome shotgun sequence includes:
- the DAZAP1 gene encoding DAZ-associated protein 1 isoform X5, which translates to MMQRNRGPEVEVKRAEPRDSKSQTPGPPGASQWGSRIMPSAANGWAGQPPPTWQQGYSPQGMWVPAGQAIGGYGPPPPGRGAPPPPPPFTSYIVSTPPGGFPPPQGFPQGYGTPPPFSFGYGAPPPPPDQFAPPGVPPPPATPGATPLAFPPPPPPSQATQDMSKPPTAQPEFPYSQFGYGQDLSGFGQGFSDPSQQPPSYGGPSVPPSSGPPAGGSGFGRGQNHNVQGFHPYRR; encoded by the exons GTGGAGGTAAAACGTGCAGAACCTCGTGATAGCAAAAGCCAAACCCCAGGGCCACCAGGTGCCAGCCAGTGGGGAAGCCGGATCATGCCAAGTGCTGCCAATGGCTGGGCAGGTCAGCCCCCTCCTACGTGGCAACAAGGATACAGCCCTCAAG GAATGTGGGTACCAGCTGGACAGGCAATTG GTGGGTATGGACCACCTCCTCCAGGAAGAGGAgccccccctcctccaccacctttTACCTCATACATAGTTTCTACGCCTCCTGGAGGATTCCCACCTCCACAAGGGTTTCCACAGGGCTATGGCACCCCTCCACCATTTA GTTTTGGATATGGtgctccacctcctccacctgacCAGTTTGCCCCTCCTGGAGTACCCCCTCCACCTGCCACTCCTGGGGCAACACCACTAGCTTTcccaccgccaccaccaccatctcagGCAACTCAGGACATGAGCAAACCCCCAACTGCTCAGCCAGAATTCCCTTATAGCCAGTTTG GTTATGGACAAGACTTGAGCGGTTTTGGACAAGGTTTCTCCGACCCCAGCCAGCAGCCCCCCTCCTATGGAGGCCCCTCGGTGCCACCATCAAGTGGCCCACCTGCAGGAGGAAGTGGTTTTGGACGAGGACAGAACCATAATGtgcaaggatttcacccctacAGACGCTAG
- the LOC135894074 gene encoding gap junction beta-4 protein-like — protein MEVDAVASLLSGTSAHAPRLCRAGLAVVFTLRLVALAVGARTLWRDEVGDLACNASAESCRRTCFDAAFPISPFNLFALQLAVIFSHALASSWHFRPHGEGMGSWLKPTLWGKQQRLWLHLGSLLAKAVLEGIFLVMFHTLYSHFPVLVQCPPSPCPPAVTCAILNAREKDAFNHFMAGSSWACLLLSLLGTQHAAVQIFQEASGKAPRKGTARKPRV, from the coding sequence atGGAGGTGGACGCCGTCGCAAGCCTGCTGAGCGGCACCAGCGCACACGCCCCCCGCCTGTGTCGGGCTGGCTTGGCTGTGGTCTTCACGCTGCGTCTGGTTGCCTTGGCGGTTGGAGCCAGGACCCTGTGGCGGGACGAGGTGGGGGACTTGGCCTGCAACGCCAGCGCGGAGAGCTGCCGCCGCACCTGCTTCGACGCCGCCTTCCCCATCTCGCCCTTCAACCTGTTCGCGCTGCAGCTGGCGGTGATCTTCAGCCATGCTCTGGCCAGCTCCTGGCACTTCCGCCCACACGGCGAGGGCATGGGCAGCTGGCTGAAGCCCACGCTCTGGGGCAAGCAGCAGCGGCTCTGGCTCCACTTGGGAAGTCTCTTGGCCAAGGCTGTCCTAGAAGGCATCTTCCTGGTGATGTTCCACACGCTCTACAGCCACTTCCCCGTGCTGGTGCaatgccctccctctccctgcccgccAGCCGTGACCTGCGCCATCCTGAATGCCCGGGAGAAGGACGCCTTTAACCACTTCATGGCCGGCTCCTCCTGGGCTTGTCTCCTGCTCAGTCTGCTGGGGACGCAGCACGCAGCCGTTCAGATCTTCCAGGAGGCTTCTGGAAAAGCTCCGCGAAAAGGCACAGCCAGGAAACCACGCGTGTAA
- the RPS15 gene encoding small ribosomal subunit protein uS19 encodes MAEVEQKKKRTFRKFTYRGVDLDQLLDMSYEQLMQLYSARQRRRLNRGLRRKQHSLLKRLRKAKKEAPPMEKPEVVKTHLRDMIILPEMVGSMVGVYNGKTFNQVEIKPEMIGHYLGEFSITYKPVKHGRPGIGATHSSRFIPLK; translated from the exons ATG GCGGAAGTCGAACAGAAGAAGAAACGTACCTTTAGGAAATTCACCTACAGAGGTGTCGATCTGGATCAGCTCCTCGATATGTCCTA CGAGCAGCTGATGCAGCTGTACAGTGCTCGCCAGCGTAGGCGTCTGAACCGCGGCCTGCGTCGTAAGCAGCATTCCCTCCTGAAGCGCCTTCGCAAGGCCAAGAAGGAGGCCCCTCCCATGGAGAAGCCAGAGGTAGTCAAAACTCACCTGCGCGACATGATCATCCTCCCCGAGATGGTGGGCAGCATGGTCGGCGTATACAACGGCAAAACCTTCAACCAGGTGGAAATCAAG CCCGAGATGATTGGCCACTACCTGGGCGAGTTTTCCATCACTTACAAGCCAGTGAAACATGGCAGACCTGGTATCGGTGCCACCCACTCATCTAGGTTCATTCCTCTGAAGTAA